In Oreochromis niloticus isolate F11D_XX linkage group LG5, O_niloticus_UMD_NMBU, whole genome shotgun sequence, a single window of DNA contains:
- the cfap57 gene encoding cilia- and flagella-associated protein 57 isoform X1: MSFVVAQSHFIFGVRTGVRNNLCFFDEQTVVFPSGNSCVCFNTVQRWQRFISGSERSQGMRAMTISSNRRYLAVSDYGERATVTVFDLQHEQGRKRKILSAGDMSVQEFICIAFSPDSKYLIGLTEGPEWMLILWLWEKHKLLATLKTPNTNNPVTQVSFNPYNNTQLCVSGTGVFKLFRYSEGALKQSSVAKVESINFLCHTWMSEHRVIAGTDTGRLLVFESGDLRREISMTSVQGQSARQVEVKKIKDANVDEGPSVPSITAILSYSKGFACSRGPGTVFLFEQTDESGYRKTREIKIPLDAYCSGVTLAEYQQIDTICFSPAEETLAISTNRGQLYSVSLSSVDMNKEDKLHFELLSQSFHSSSITGLSICIRKPLVATCSLDRSVRIWNYETKVLELYKEFQEEAYSVALHPTGLFILVGFSDRLRLMNLLIDDIRTFKEFTVRSCRECAFSNGGHMFAAVNGNIIQIYSVTSFDNILNLKGHNGKVCQIEWSLDDSRVVSCGVDGAVYEWNTQSGKRESESVLKSCSYTGVAFSSDCKTILAVGTDLTLKEIQDCQVLREVPADETAHTALAVSHSGRVVFTGTSSGTVRAIKYPLPIQKEWITYQAHSGPVTKMVITYDDQFLLTVSEDGCLLIWKIIDKEGRGLKSNKHIVHTEEILITKSDLEEKTQHMLEMKMRLEELQMENEYQLRLKDMNYNEKLRELSDNFVQQIGTLKTSQQAMKTEMEKQECENQQNSAELIMKHSKELKDLELSYSQKLIVEHEKYQDLEQKHQRMLEDYEKQLKSAEDRKIQAVEELTKMYEAKLQEKTQLLAQCQEDAEQKISVFKAIIKQAEEDEERKILEIQTNYEKKMKTEKQTNANLKGKNSIMAQKFISLQKRIDDRSADINKLKQERQRLLGLIRSLESDIEDLKRQISGHEKTSQDKDHIILCLKRKNQELEKLKFVLEFQLNELKQKTEPLQHDISVKKERISQLEEELIQTDKSNAQLKLTVSELKLKLKTRDKEMCKESQKVKDLETHLQRLKSDLHNCVSFIQEPKTLKDNIQMIYTRYVQQTERVERTNADDTVQKAVRHQCDRQERTVNGLKMRLVKSAEEHEKVYAKIMKENMTLIAEINELRKELHLARTQAKDVKAQLALLKKPKKSQPILEEAAYQDPKQLGVS; this comes from the exons atgtcttttgtagTTGCTCAGTCCCATTTCATTTTCGGTGTACGGACTGGTGTGAGGAACAATTTGTGTTTCTTTGACGAGCAAACCGTCGTCTTCCCCAGCGGAAACAGCTGCGTGTGTTTCAACACTGTCCAAAGATGGCAGCGGTTCATTTCAG GCTCAGAGAGAAGTCAGGGAATGCGTGCTATGACCATCAGCTCCAACAGACGTTACCTGGCAGTGTCAGATTATGGGGAGAGGGCCACCGTCACTGTGTTTGACCTGCAGCATGAGCAGGGCAGAAAGAGAAAAATTCTGAGTGCAGGAGACATGTCTGTTCAAGAGTTTATCTGCATTGCTTTCTCTCCTGATTCCAAGTACCTGATAGGCCTGACAGAGGGCCCTGAGTGGATGCTGATCCTCTGGCTTTGGGAGAAACACAAACTCCTGGCAACACTGAAGACACCAAACACAAATAATCCTGTCACCCAG GTCAGCTTCAACCCTTACAACAATACACAGCTCTGTGTGAGTGGAACCGGTGTTTTCAAGCTGTTCCGCTACTCAGAGGGGGCCCTGAAACAGAGCAGTGTTGCAAAGGTTGAGTCCATCAATTTCCTGTGCCACACCTGGATGTCAGAGCACAGGGTGATTGCTGGCACAGACACTGGCAGGCTGCTGGTGTTTGAGTCTGGAGACCTGCGAAGAGAGATCAGCATGACTTCTGTGCAGGGCCAGTCTGCCAG GCAGGTGGAGGTAAAGAAGATCAAAGATGCTAATGTGGATGAAGGTCCCTCTGTCCCTTCCATCACAGCAATCCTGTCCTACTCCAAAGGCTTTGCATGCTCTAGGGGTCCTGGCACcgtttttctgtttgagcagaCAGATGAGAGTGGTTACAGAAAGACCAGGGAGATAAAG ATCCCTCTAGATGCATACTGCAGTGGTGTGACCTTGGCAGAATACCAGCAGATTGACACCATATGCTTCAGTCCAGCAGAGGAGACTTTGGCCATCAGCACAAACCGAGGACAGCTGTACAGTGTCAGCCTGTCCTCTGTGGACATGAACAAG GAGGATAAACTACACTTTGAGCTCCTGTCCCAGTCCTTCCACTCCAGCTCCATCACTGGGTTGTCCATCTGCATACGCAAGCCCCTCGTAGCCACCTGCTCTCTGGACCGCTCTGTCCGCATCTGGAACTACGAGACAAA AGTGTTGGAGCTGTACAAGGAGTTCCAGGAGGAGGCGTACAGTGTGGCTCTACATCCCACAGGCCTCTTCATCCTTGTGGGGTTTTCAGACAGACTCAGGCTGATGAACCTGCTTATCGATGACATCCGCACCTTCAAGGAGTTCACTGTGCGCAGCTGTAGAGAG TGTGCTTTTAGCAACGGTGGCCACATGTTTGCAGCTGTCAATGGAAACATCATTCAAATCTATTCTGTTACCTCTTTTGACAATATCCTTAATCTGAAGGGCCACAATGGAAAG GTGTGTCAAATTGAATGGAGCCTGGACGACAGCCGGGTGGTGTCTTGTGGGGTGGATGGGGCAGTGTACGAGTGGAACACACAGAGTGGCAAGCGGGAGTCAGAAAGCGTCCTAAAGTCCTGCAGTTATACAGGTGTGGCCTTCTCCTCAGACTGTAAGACCATCCTGGCTGTGGGAACAGACCTCACTCTGAAGGAGATCCAAGACTGTCAG GTACTGAGGGAGGTTCCAGCTGATGAGACAGCTCACACTGCTCTTGCAGTGTCCCATTCTGGTAGAGTGGTCTTCACCGGGACCTCCAGTGGGACTGTAAGGGCAATTAAATACCCATTACCTATCCAGAAGGAATGGATCACATACCAGGCTCACTCTGGGCCTGTCACCAAG ATGGTGATCACGTATGATGATCAGTTCCTGCTGACAGTGTCTGAAGACGGCTGTCTGCTGATTTGGAAAATCATTGATAAGGAAGGCAGAGGTCTAAAGAGCAACAAACACATAGTCCACACGGAAGAGATCCTTATCACCAAGTCAGACCTGGAGGAGAAG ACCCAGCACATGCTGGAGATGAAGATGCGGCTGGAGGAGCTGCAGATGGAGAATGAGTACCAGCTCCGTCTGAAGGACATGAACTACAACGAGAAGCTCAGAGAGCTGTCTGACAACTTTGTCCAGCAGATAGGAACTCTGAAAACATCCCAACAG GCCATGAAGACAGAGATGGAAAAGCAGGAATGTGagaatcagcagaattctgcAGAGCTTATTATGAAGCATTCGAAAGAACTGAAGGATTTAG AGCTATCATACAGCCAGAAGCTGATTGTGGAGCACGAGAAGTACCAGGATCTTGAGCAAAAACATCAAAGAATGCTGGAAGACTATGAGAAGCAGCTCAAGTCTGCAGAGGACAGAAAAATCCAAGCGGTGGAGGAGCTCACAAAGATGTACGAGGCCAAGCTACAGGAGAAGACCCAGCTCCTCGCTCAG TGTCAGGAGGACGCCGAACAGAAGATTAGTGTTTTTAAAGCAATCATAAAGCAGGCTGAAGAGGATGAGGAGAGGAAGATTCTCGAGATTCAGACCAATTatgagaagaaaatgaaaactgagaaacagACCAATGCAAATCTGAAGGGAAAAAATAGCATCATGGCACAAAAG TTCATCAGTCTACAGAAACGGATTGATGACAGGAGTGCTGATATAAACAAACTGAAGCAAGAGCGGCAGAGGCTGCTTGGGCTGATCCGCTCCCTGGAGAGTGATATTGAAGACCTGAAGAGGCAGATCTCTGGACATGAAAAGACCAGTCAGGACAAG GATCACATCATCTTGTGCTTGAAGAGAAAGAATCAGGAACTGGAGAAGTTAAAGTTTGTTCTTGAATTCCAGCTGAATGAGTTAAAGCAGAAAACCGAGCCTCTGCAACATGACATCAGTGTGAAGAAGGAGCGGATCAGTCAG CTGGAGGAAGAGCTGATACAAACCGACAAGAGCAATGCTCAGCTGAAGCTCACCGTCTCTGAGCTGAAGCTCAAACTGAAGACCAGAGACAAAGAGATGTGCAAAGAGAGTCAGAAG GTCAAAGATTTAGAGACGCATCTTCAGCGATTGAAATCAGACCTGCACAACTGTGTCAGCTTCATCCAGGAGCCTAAAACCCTGAAGGACAACATACAGATGATATACACTCGATATGTCCAGCAGACTGAAAGG GTGGAGAGAACCAATGCAGATGATACTGTTCAGAAGGCGGTGCGTCACCAGTGTGATCGACAGGAGAGGACAGTAAATGGCCTCAAAATGAGGCTGGTCAAATCTGCTGAGGAGCACGAAAAGGTCTACGCCAAAATCATGAAG GAAAACATGACTCTGATAGCTGAAATCAACGAGCTGCGGAAGGAGCTGCATTTGGCCAGGACTCAGGCTAAAGACGTCAAAGCTCAGCTGGCTCTCTTAAAGAAGCCCAAGAAGTCACAGCCCATCTTAGAAGAAGCAGCCTACCAGGACCCCAAACAGCTAGGAGTCAGCTGA
- the cfap57 gene encoding cilia- and flagella-associated protein 57 isoform X2, protein MSFVVAQSHFIFGVRTGVRNNLCFFDEQTVVFPSGNSCVCFNTVQRWQRFISGSERSQGMRAMTISSNRRYLAVSDYGERATVTVFDLQHEQGRKRKILSAGDMSVQEFICIAFSPDSKYLIGLTEGPEWMLILWLWEKHKLLATLKTPNTNNPVTQVSFNPYNNTQLCVSGTGVFKLFRYSEGALKQSSVAKVESINFLCHTWMSEHRVIAGTDTGRLLVFESGDLRREISMTSVQGQSARQVEVKKIKDANVDEGPSVPSITAILSYSKGFACSRGPGTVFLFEQTDESGYRKTREIKIPLDAYCSGVTLAEYQQIDTICFSPAEETLAISTNRGQLYSVSLSSVDMNKEDKLHFELLSQSFHSSSITGLSICIRKPLVATCSLDRSVRIWNYETKVLELYKEFQEEAYSVALHPTGLFILVGFSDRLRLMNLLIDDIRTFKEFTVRSCRECAFSNGGHMFAAVNGNIIQIYSVTSFDNILNLKGHNGKVCQIEWSLDDSRVVSCGVDGAVYEWNTQSGKRESESVLKSCSYTGVAFSSDCKTILAVGTDLTLKEIQDCQVLREVPADETAHTALAVSHSGRVVFTGTSSGTVRAIKYPLPIQKEWITYQAHSGPVTKMVITYDDQFLLTVSEDGCLLIWKIIDKEGRGLKSNKHIVHTEEILITKSDLEEKTQHMLEMKMRLEELQMENEYQLRLKDMNYNEKLRELSDNFVQQIGTLKTSQQAMKTEMEKQECENQQNSAELIMKHSKELKDLELSYSQKLIVEHEKYQDLEQKHQRMLEDYEKQLKSAEDRKIQAVEELTKMYEAKLQEKTQLLAQCQEDAEQKISVFKAIIKQAEEDEERKILEIQTNYEKKMKTEKQTNANLKGKNSIMAQKFISLQKRIDDRSADINKLKQERQRLLGLIRSLESDIEDLKRQISGHEKTSQDKLNELKQKTEPLQHDISVKKERISQLEEELIQTDKSNAQLKLTVSELKLKLKTRDKEMCKESQKVKDLETHLQRLKSDLHNCVSFIQEPKTLKDNIQMIYTRYVQQTERVERTNADDTVQKAVRHQCDRQERTVNGLKMRLVKSAEEHEKVYAKIMKENMTLIAEINELRKELHLARTQAKDVKAQLALLKKPKKSQPILEEAAYQDPKQLGVS, encoded by the exons atgtcttttgtagTTGCTCAGTCCCATTTCATTTTCGGTGTACGGACTGGTGTGAGGAACAATTTGTGTTTCTTTGACGAGCAAACCGTCGTCTTCCCCAGCGGAAACAGCTGCGTGTGTTTCAACACTGTCCAAAGATGGCAGCGGTTCATTTCAG GCTCAGAGAGAAGTCAGGGAATGCGTGCTATGACCATCAGCTCCAACAGACGTTACCTGGCAGTGTCAGATTATGGGGAGAGGGCCACCGTCACTGTGTTTGACCTGCAGCATGAGCAGGGCAGAAAGAGAAAAATTCTGAGTGCAGGAGACATGTCTGTTCAAGAGTTTATCTGCATTGCTTTCTCTCCTGATTCCAAGTACCTGATAGGCCTGACAGAGGGCCCTGAGTGGATGCTGATCCTCTGGCTTTGGGAGAAACACAAACTCCTGGCAACACTGAAGACACCAAACACAAATAATCCTGTCACCCAG GTCAGCTTCAACCCTTACAACAATACACAGCTCTGTGTGAGTGGAACCGGTGTTTTCAAGCTGTTCCGCTACTCAGAGGGGGCCCTGAAACAGAGCAGTGTTGCAAAGGTTGAGTCCATCAATTTCCTGTGCCACACCTGGATGTCAGAGCACAGGGTGATTGCTGGCACAGACACTGGCAGGCTGCTGGTGTTTGAGTCTGGAGACCTGCGAAGAGAGATCAGCATGACTTCTGTGCAGGGCCAGTCTGCCAG GCAGGTGGAGGTAAAGAAGATCAAAGATGCTAATGTGGATGAAGGTCCCTCTGTCCCTTCCATCACAGCAATCCTGTCCTACTCCAAAGGCTTTGCATGCTCTAGGGGTCCTGGCACcgtttttctgtttgagcagaCAGATGAGAGTGGTTACAGAAAGACCAGGGAGATAAAG ATCCCTCTAGATGCATACTGCAGTGGTGTGACCTTGGCAGAATACCAGCAGATTGACACCATATGCTTCAGTCCAGCAGAGGAGACTTTGGCCATCAGCACAAACCGAGGACAGCTGTACAGTGTCAGCCTGTCCTCTGTGGACATGAACAAG GAGGATAAACTACACTTTGAGCTCCTGTCCCAGTCCTTCCACTCCAGCTCCATCACTGGGTTGTCCATCTGCATACGCAAGCCCCTCGTAGCCACCTGCTCTCTGGACCGCTCTGTCCGCATCTGGAACTACGAGACAAA AGTGTTGGAGCTGTACAAGGAGTTCCAGGAGGAGGCGTACAGTGTGGCTCTACATCCCACAGGCCTCTTCATCCTTGTGGGGTTTTCAGACAGACTCAGGCTGATGAACCTGCTTATCGATGACATCCGCACCTTCAAGGAGTTCACTGTGCGCAGCTGTAGAGAG TGTGCTTTTAGCAACGGTGGCCACATGTTTGCAGCTGTCAATGGAAACATCATTCAAATCTATTCTGTTACCTCTTTTGACAATATCCTTAATCTGAAGGGCCACAATGGAAAG GTGTGTCAAATTGAATGGAGCCTGGACGACAGCCGGGTGGTGTCTTGTGGGGTGGATGGGGCAGTGTACGAGTGGAACACACAGAGTGGCAAGCGGGAGTCAGAAAGCGTCCTAAAGTCCTGCAGTTATACAGGTGTGGCCTTCTCCTCAGACTGTAAGACCATCCTGGCTGTGGGAACAGACCTCACTCTGAAGGAGATCCAAGACTGTCAG GTACTGAGGGAGGTTCCAGCTGATGAGACAGCTCACACTGCTCTTGCAGTGTCCCATTCTGGTAGAGTGGTCTTCACCGGGACCTCCAGTGGGACTGTAAGGGCAATTAAATACCCATTACCTATCCAGAAGGAATGGATCACATACCAGGCTCACTCTGGGCCTGTCACCAAG ATGGTGATCACGTATGATGATCAGTTCCTGCTGACAGTGTCTGAAGACGGCTGTCTGCTGATTTGGAAAATCATTGATAAGGAAGGCAGAGGTCTAAAGAGCAACAAACACATAGTCCACACGGAAGAGATCCTTATCACCAAGTCAGACCTGGAGGAGAAG ACCCAGCACATGCTGGAGATGAAGATGCGGCTGGAGGAGCTGCAGATGGAGAATGAGTACCAGCTCCGTCTGAAGGACATGAACTACAACGAGAAGCTCAGAGAGCTGTCTGACAACTTTGTCCAGCAGATAGGAACTCTGAAAACATCCCAACAG GCCATGAAGACAGAGATGGAAAAGCAGGAATGTGagaatcagcagaattctgcAGAGCTTATTATGAAGCATTCGAAAGAACTGAAGGATTTAG AGCTATCATACAGCCAGAAGCTGATTGTGGAGCACGAGAAGTACCAGGATCTTGAGCAAAAACATCAAAGAATGCTGGAAGACTATGAGAAGCAGCTCAAGTCTGCAGAGGACAGAAAAATCCAAGCGGTGGAGGAGCTCACAAAGATGTACGAGGCCAAGCTACAGGAGAAGACCCAGCTCCTCGCTCAG TGTCAGGAGGACGCCGAACAGAAGATTAGTGTTTTTAAAGCAATCATAAAGCAGGCTGAAGAGGATGAGGAGAGGAAGATTCTCGAGATTCAGACCAATTatgagaagaaaatgaaaactgagaaacagACCAATGCAAATCTGAAGGGAAAAAATAGCATCATGGCACAAAAG TTCATCAGTCTACAGAAACGGATTGATGACAGGAGTGCTGATATAAACAAACTGAAGCAAGAGCGGCAGAGGCTGCTTGGGCTGATCCGCTCCCTGGAGAGTGATATTGAAGACCTGAAGAGGCAGATCTCTGGACATGAAAAGACCAGTCAGGACAAG CTGAATGAGTTAAAGCAGAAAACCGAGCCTCTGCAACATGACATCAGTGTGAAGAAGGAGCGGATCAGTCAG CTGGAGGAAGAGCTGATACAAACCGACAAGAGCAATGCTCAGCTGAAGCTCACCGTCTCTGAGCTGAAGCTCAAACTGAAGACCAGAGACAAAGAGATGTGCAAAGAGAGTCAGAAG GTCAAAGATTTAGAGACGCATCTTCAGCGATTGAAATCAGACCTGCACAACTGTGTCAGCTTCATCCAGGAGCCTAAAACCCTGAAGGACAACATACAGATGATATACACTCGATATGTCCAGCAGACTGAAAGG GTGGAGAGAACCAATGCAGATGATACTGTTCAGAAGGCGGTGCGTCACCAGTGTGATCGACAGGAGAGGACAGTAAATGGCCTCAAAATGAGGCTGGTCAAATCTGCTGAGGAGCACGAAAAGGTCTACGCCAAAATCATGAAG GAAAACATGACTCTGATAGCTGAAATCAACGAGCTGCGGAAGGAGCTGCATTTGGCCAGGACTCAGGCTAAAGACGTCAAAGCTCAGCTGGCTCTCTTAAAGAAGCCCAAGAAGTCACAGCCCATCTTAGAAGAAGCAGCCTACCAGGACCCCAAACAGCTAGGAGTCAGCTGA
- the nuf2 gene encoding kinetochore protein Nuf2 has protein sequence MTENTFPVYTADAIVNFYRTEVLTGQEAKHFTKSDLTPHPKPEAVQTLYMRVLHLLYRFRPECHSMVPLLENIQYPAYHEGATAIMSVYTRMQQFLPMCLVLDFSLNDLLAPKKQRTLTILSAIMNFLHFRKQRMEVVLEKQTKFRADMDRLQAYTKGIREAEKKIEMLTTIPPEQQAEADELAATLSELQATTMHEYQEVNAKNESITEWKATIAEKTQKLAQVKLDVSNLKEDISKLKSQIVESPEELKSQMEKMRENVKNIKNSIEETDERVVELQNMVQGVTHTEAEIQQMYSLLQDLESSMNNTKQRLEEHQELMAQYEKKQKELKNLCMEEGQLKRALGMKQDKECKQNIRRQKKREMKEQHVQEVLGQCDQIHQKREEMADKIQEISAETQKLKTSIKSLRDVCNKETEKAQALYDTLSTSMDELHKRIEMHTMDLKLNLTKMSANF, from the exons ATGACTGAAAATACTTTTCCTGTATACACAGCGGATGCGATAGTGAACTTTTATCGAACTGAAGTTCTCACTGGTCAAGAAGCAAAACACTTTACAAAGAGCGACTTGACTCCTCATCCGAAG CCAGAAGCAGTTCAGACCTTATACATGAGAGTGCTGCATCTCCTGTATCGTTTCAGGCCTGAGTGTCACTCCATG GTTCCGCTTCTGGAGAACATTCAGTATCCAGCCTATCACGAAGGCGCAACTGCTATCATGAGTGTCTACACACGCAT GCAGCAGTTTCTGCCTATGTGTTTGGTGTTGGATTTTTCACTCAATGATCTACTGGCTCCAA AAAAACAGAGGACTCTAACCATTCTGAGCGCCATCATGAACTTTCTCCACTTCAGAAAGCAGAGGATGGAGGTCGTCTTGGAGAAGCAGACGAAATTT cGGGCAGATATGGACAGACTGCAGGCTTATACTAAAGGCATCAGGGAGGCAGAGAAGAAGATTGAGATGCTGAC GACCATCCCACCAGAGCAGCAGGCTGAGGCTGATGAGCTGGCAGCCACTCTCTCTGAGCTACAGGCCACCACCATGCATGAATACCAGGAAGTG aatGCCAAAAACGAGAGCATCACAGAGTGGAAAGCTACGATAGCAGAGAAGACCCAGAAACTG GCCCAGGTGAAGCTAGATGTCAGCAACCTGAAGGAAGACATCAGCAAACTGAAGTCTCAAATTGTGGAGTCTCCAGAGGAGCTGAAGAGCCAGATGGAGAAGATGAGGGAGAACGTGAAGAACATCAAGAACTCCATC GAAGAAACAGACGAGCGTGTGGTGGAGCTGCAGAACATGGTGCAGGGTGTGACTCACACCGAGGCTGAGATCCAGCAGATGTACAGCCTTTTGCAGGACCTGGAGAGCAGCATGAACAACACCAAGCAGCGGCTGGAAGAG CACCAGGAGCTGATGGCTCAGTATGAGAAGAAGCAGAAGGAGCTGAAGAACCTGTGCATGGAGGAAGGCCAGCTGAAGCGAGCTTTGGGCATGAAGCAGGATAAGGAGTGCAAACAGAACATCCGCAGgcagaagaagagagagatGAAGGAGCAGCATGTTCAGGAAGTGTTGGG GCAGTGTGACCAAATCCACCAGAAGCGTGAGGAGATGGCTGACAAAATCCAAGAGATCTCCGCTGAGACACAGAAGCTGAAGACCAGCATTAAGAGCCTGAGAGACGTGTGCAACAAAGAGACAGAGAAGGCTCAG GCTCTCTATGACACACTGTCCACATCCATGGATGAGCTCCACAAGAGGATTGAGATGCACACCATGGACCTGAAACTCAATCTAACCAAGATGTCTGCAAacttctaa